The following proteins are co-located in the Gordonia polyisoprenivorans genome:
- a CDS encoding heme transporter — protein MPTNREPTPGPENAPDSTGTSLSRSCRRDKGCGCAPGSSGTSDLATLMASPGFTGTVLGLEPAVVGAHLPHLDQVVGVTVAGPVVCNDVGTHEPPVHPGGPIRCDASRITLRLNPARLGSALITEPAAHVPPTLRFFDVDGNTAHATYLTEHSDRLAFESIGLGRADPTFADAAGLDSYGPDASASWSVPTPAQADDDQITQFDSILADGGVARRTELPGLSDAGFRRVDDRQVIAALEHAALLGMQMTTATCAPGCIQMRHDQLDGAREHRGQMVVASGRARAMINFGLVAESWITWSDGVWGRTGSIELYDRHGACSLVLTQTGPVPAPVFAAWDHLLTDLIA, from the coding sequence ATGCCCACCAACCGCGAGCCCACTCCCGGCCCCGAGAACGCCCCCGACAGCACCGGCACGTCGCTGTCGAGGAGCTGTCGGCGTGACAAGGGATGTGGTTGTGCGCCAGGGAGTTCGGGAACCAGCGATCTCGCAACGCTGATGGCCTCCCCCGGTTTCACCGGTACCGTACTCGGTCTCGAGCCCGCCGTCGTCGGAGCGCATCTGCCGCACCTCGACCAGGTGGTCGGTGTCACCGTGGCGGGGCCGGTGGTCTGCAACGACGTCGGCACCCACGAGCCGCCGGTGCATCCGGGCGGGCCGATCCGCTGCGACGCCTCCCGCATCACGTTGCGGCTCAACCCTGCTCGGCTGGGGTCGGCGCTGATCACCGAACCCGCTGCGCATGTCCCGCCGACCCTGCGGTTCTTCGACGTCGACGGAAACACCGCTCATGCCACATATCTCACCGAGCACAGTGACCGGCTGGCCTTCGAGTCGATCGGACTCGGGCGCGCCGATCCGACCTTCGCCGACGCAGCCGGCCTCGACTCATACGGTCCCGACGCCTCGGCGAGCTGGTCGGTTCCGACACCTGCTCAGGCCGACGACGATCAGATCACCCAGTTCGATTCGATCCTCGCCGACGGTGGTGTCGCGCGGCGCACCGAACTCCCGGGTCTGTCCGATGCCGGTTTCCGCAGGGTCGACGACCGGCAGGTGATCGCCGCGCTCGAACACGCTGCGCTCCTGGGTATGCAGATGACGACGGCCACCTGTGCACCCGGGTGCATCCAGATGCGCCACGATCAGCTCGACGGCGCCCGCGAGCACCGCGGTCAGATGGTCGTGGCCTCCGGGCGCGCGCGGGCCATGATCAACTTCGGTCTGGTCGCCGAATCCTGGATCACCTGGTCGGACGGCGTGTGGGGTCGCACCGGCTCGATCGAGCTGTACGACCGGCACGGCGCCTGCAGCCTCGTACTCACCCAGACCGGCCCGGTGCCCGCACCGGTGTTCGCCGCCTGGGATCATCTGCTGACCGATCTGATCGCCTGA